In Camelus bactrianus isolate YW-2024 breed Bactrian camel chromosome 10, ASM4877302v1, whole genome shotgun sequence, a genomic segment contains:
- the LOC105068548 gene encoding olfactory receptor 52A5, whose protein sequence is MLIFNVSVFMPSVLTLVGIPGLESVQCWIGIPFCAMYLIAVIGNSLILVIIKYENSLHSPMYIFLAMLGATDIALSTCILPKMLGIFWFHVPEISFEACLLQMWLIHSFQAIESGVLLAMALDRYVAICNPLRHATVFSRQLLTHIGVGVILRAAILTAPSIALIKCHLKHYRTTIISHSYCEHMALVKLATEDVRINKIYGLFVAFTILGFDIIFITLSYVQIFITVFQLPQKEARIKAFNTCIAHICVFLQFYLLAFFSFFTHRFGSHIPPYVHILLSNLYLLVPPFLNPIVYGVKTKQIRDHVLKMFFSKRHLDH, encoded by the coding sequence ATGCTCATATTCAATGTCTCTGTCTTCATGCCTTCTGTACTAACGCTCGTCGGGATTCCTGGACTGGAGTCAGTGCAGTGTTGGATCGGGATTCCATTCTGCGCCATGTACCTTATTGCTGTAATTGGGAATTCCCTAATTTTAGTTATAATCAAATATGAAAACAGCCTCCATAGTCCTATGTACATTTTTTTGGCCATGTTGGGGGCCACAGACATTGCACTTAGTACCTGTATTCTCCCCAAAATGTTAGGCATCTTCTGGTTTCATGTGCCAGAGATTTCTTTTGAAGCCTGTCTTCTCCAAATGTGGCTTATTCACTCATTCCAGGCAATTGAATCAGGTGTCCTGCTGGCGATGGCCCTAGatcgctatgtggccatctgtaacCCCTTGAGACATGCTACTGTCTTCTCTCGACAACTCTTGACTCACATTGGAGTTGGGGTGATACTCAGGGCTGCCATTCTTACAGCACCATCCATAGCGCTTATCAAATGTCATCTTAAACACTACCGAACTACCATCATCTCCCACTCCTATTGTGAGCACATGGCCCTTGTGAAGCTGGCTACTGAAGATGTCCGGATCAACAAGATATATGGTCTTTTTGTTGCCTTCACTATCTTAGGGTTTGACATAATTTTTATCACTTTGTCTTATGTTCAAATCTTTATCACTGTCTTTCAACTGCCCCAGAAGGAGGCACGAATCAAAGCCTTTAATACATGCATAGCCCACATCTGTGTCTTCCTACAGTTCTatctccttgccttcttctctttcttcacaCATAGGTTTGGTTCTCACATACCACCCTATGTTCATATCCTTTTATCTAACCTTTACCTGCTAGTCCCACCTTTTCTCAATCCTATTGTTTATGGAGTGAAGACTAAACAAATTCGCGATCATGTCCTGAAAATGTTCTTCTCCAAAAGACATCTTGATCATTAG